A region of Leptospirillum ferriphilum DNA encodes the following proteins:
- a CDS encoding TolC family protein, translating into MKVFPFILVLLVNSLFFMILSSGTATPDPLSTLAVSSGSEDSSSQIVGKEEPSGGYVLTLPNALSIALRSQPQLGAAKAGVTSAKAGIGIAQSQYYPTLAGSSAYTRETGNFGPQPGFPFTIPESPVSYDFYQASLTLTQTLFAFGRRSSQVAQNRALYKASHQGAAKTVTDVIFGVEKAYFSVLKDQELLDVDRLTLADYRLQLRVAQARYNDGVANAYDVLNARVNLSNMVLTQVQDKNQFHVDELALNRAMGVIGHSPYRVAPYHPELSIPYTPEQVVAIAISHRPDLKQLDQQTIAQKQAVRFNQAQFMPTVQTVGAYSLDSEFFPLVYNWSVATTVTIPIFNGFLNVQQVRQSRAQLKQVRFQREDLRQGVIQSVLSDLFTLKTAEQKIRDAQTLVEQAMQNLDLTETQFRVGTGTTVAVTQTERDLAKARSDLVQAQADFAISLAQLKRDMGINYDFDHNSLPTGGLP; encoded by the coding sequence ATGAAGGTATTCCCTTTTATTCTTGTTCTTCTTGTCAACTCCCTCTTTTTCATGATTCTCTCTTCGGGAACAGCAACTCCGGACCCTCTATCAACACTGGCCGTTTCTTCTGGTTCTGAAGACAGTTCGAGCCAGATCGTTGGAAAGGAAGAGCCCTCCGGAGGATATGTGCTGACACTGCCGAATGCGCTTTCCATTGCTCTCAGAAGCCAGCCCCAACTGGGCGCGGCCAAAGCGGGTGTGACGAGCGCCAAGGCTGGAATCGGAATCGCGCAAAGTCAGTACTATCCCACGCTAGCCGGAAGTTCCGCCTATACCCGAGAAACGGGAAATTTTGGGCCCCAGCCAGGCTTTCCCTTTACAATTCCCGAATCTCCGGTTTCTTATGATTTTTATCAGGCGTCCTTGACGTTGACCCAGACGCTTTTCGCTTTCGGCCGCAGAAGCTCCCAGGTTGCCCAGAACAGGGCGCTTTACAAGGCCTCCCATCAGGGAGCCGCCAAAACGGTCACAGATGTCATTTTTGGTGTCGAAAAAGCTTATTTTAGTGTCTTGAAAGACCAGGAACTCCTGGATGTTGACCGTCTCACCCTGGCGGATTACCGATTGCAGCTCCGTGTGGCCCAGGCGCGTTATAATGACGGGGTGGCGAATGCTTACGACGTTCTGAATGCCCGGGTGAACTTGTCCAACATGGTTCTCACCCAGGTCCAGGACAAGAATCAGTTTCATGTGGACGAATTGGCCTTGAACAGGGCGATGGGAGTGATCGGCCATTCCCCTTATCGGGTCGCCCCTTATCACCCGGAGCTTTCCATCCCCTATACCCCGGAACAGGTTGTCGCCATCGCGATTTCCCATCGCCCGGACCTGAAGCAACTGGATCAGCAGACCATTGCCCAGAAACAGGCCGTTCGATTCAATCAGGCACAGTTTATGCCGACTGTCCAGACAGTCGGTGCGTACAGTCTGGACAGTGAATTTTTTCCTCTGGTCTACAACTGGTCGGTTGCCACGACTGTGACGATTCCGATTTTTAACGGATTTTTGAATGTCCAGCAGGTGAGACAGTCCCGGGCTCAGCTCAAACAGGTCCGTTTCCAGCGGGAGGATCTTCGCCAGGGAGTCATCCAGTCTGTTCTTTCGGACCTGTTCACCCTGAAAACGGCGGAACAGAAAATTCGGGATGCCCAAACGCTTGTTGAGCAGGCGATGCAGAACCTTGATCTCACAGAGACCCAGTTTCGGGTAGGTACGGGAACAACGGTTGCGGTCACCCAGACGGAGCGTGATCTGGCAAAGGCCAGGTCCGATCTTGTTCAGGCGCAGGCCGATTTTGCCATCAGTC